From a region of the Bradyrhizobium sp. KBS0727 genome:
- a CDS encoding VanZ family protein: protein MKNPYVAMRFIAWAFVIGLTVASWMPGQEMVRTGFNTRLEHTTAYLMAGIAVLAAYPQKPPWLIAALLSVYAGVLELGQMYVPGRHAELLDWLASSGGVACACVTVFFYRSRTRSLK, encoded by the coding sequence ATGAAAAATCCTTACGTCGCGATGAGGTTCATCGCATGGGCATTTGTCATCGGGCTTACGGTCGCGTCCTGGATGCCCGGACAGGAAATGGTCCGGACTGGTTTCAACACACGACTGGAACACACGACGGCTTATCTGATGGCCGGGATTGCTGTTCTCGCCGCATATCCCCAAAAACCTCCGTGGTTAATAGCGGCTCTTCTCAGCGTTTACGCCGGCGTACTCGAGCTTGGCCAGATGTACGTTCCGGGCCGTCATGCCGAGTTGTTAGATTGGCTGGCGAGTTCCGGCGGAGTGGCCTGCGCCTGCGTTACGGTATTCTTTTATCGGAGTCGAACGCGCTCTCTTAAATGA
- a CDS encoding HlyD family type I secretion periplasmic adaptor subunit: protein MSSSGEILTGRTRGLRSSAKERPGTTTGSQGAALVLELQRIQEAFHQQQRSGPKASSASSANGNANGGGPASKSKRRRRPAKSGHHKGAMTRAVDACLQRLGFSGARMSDPSELPAEELRPATNPGRVARHQDAGATRQSSVARIGETMAFQRAASVSDRRRPIERPDREFEAGAQGSLPVRRSGRDEQADDVQAGKGGVTRALGVCGGYLRSGYGFLVKGDGTPVGDSHGEDLATRIRRTFETELRSGLRVLILGVGLVGGWAALMPLSGAVVVAGNLIVESNVKKVQHPTGGVVAEIPVRDGLHVNEGDLLARLDATQARASLQVITKQLDEFRSRIARLVAERDDSEELKVPLDLTERPTDHDVEQLIASENTLFKARKTARQTQKDLLRGHVGQLGEQISGLNAQIDAKAAQLDLISGELQGVQTLYDKHLVPLMRLTALQRDAARLEGERGQLVSAIAEARSKISEEELQIVRIDQDFRTDVMKDLREAQGKEAELVERSVSARDLLNRIDIRASASGVVHQLAVHTIGGVVAAGEVIMEIVPDKDSLQIEARLQPHDIDQVRIGQKSLVRFPAFNQRTTPQLSGSVSYISADLSHDKQTNAAYYTVRTTLPGEERRRLGELHLISGMPVEVFLQTGSRTMLSYLFKPITDQIQRAFNER, encoded by the coding sequence ATGAGTTCGAGCGGCGAGATTCTGACCGGCCGAACCCGTGGTTTGCGGTCTTCGGCGAAAGAGAGACCAGGTACAACAACCGGAAGCCAGGGTGCCGCGCTTGTCCTTGAACTTCAGCGGATCCAGGAGGCCTTTCACCAGCAACAGCGCTCCGGGCCAAAAGCTTCTTCAGCTTCTTCCGCGAACGGCAATGCTAATGGCGGCGGGCCGGCCAGCAAATCCAAACGGCGCAGGCGCCCCGCAAAGTCCGGTCACCACAAGGGCGCGATGACCCGCGCCGTCGATGCTTGTCTGCAGCGTCTCGGATTCAGCGGCGCGCGCATGTCCGATCCGAGCGAACTGCCCGCCGAGGAGTTGCGTCCTGCGACAAATCCCGGCCGGGTTGCGCGACATCAAGATGCCGGCGCGACGCGCCAGTCGTCGGTTGCGCGCATCGGCGAAACGATGGCGTTTCAGCGTGCCGCTTCGGTCTCCGACCGCCGTCGGCCAATCGAGCGCCCTGATCGCGAATTTGAAGCTGGAGCGCAAGGTTCCCTTCCGGTGCGCCGCTCCGGCAGGGACGAGCAAGCGGACGACGTCCAGGCTGGCAAGGGCGGTGTAACCCGCGCGCTTGGGGTTTGCGGCGGATATCTCAGGTCCGGTTACGGTTTCCTCGTTAAGGGCGACGGAACGCCCGTGGGGGATTCCCACGGTGAGGATTTGGCGACGCGGATAAGGCGCACGTTTGAGACCGAACTCAGGTCCGGTCTCAGAGTACTCATCCTTGGCGTCGGGCTGGTTGGCGGGTGGGCCGCTCTGATGCCGCTTTCGGGCGCCGTGGTCGTGGCCGGCAACCTGATTGTCGAATCGAACGTAAAGAAAGTGCAGCATCCCACCGGGGGCGTCGTGGCGGAAATACCGGTCCGCGATGGCCTGCATGTCAACGAGGGCGACCTGCTCGCGCGCCTCGACGCAACGCAAGCGCGCGCGTCTCTTCAGGTGATTACCAAGCAACTCGATGAGTTCCGTTCCCGGATTGCCCGGCTTGTTGCGGAGCGGGACGATAGCGAGGAGCTCAAAGTGCCGCTCGACCTGACCGAGCGCCCGACCGATCACGATGTGGAGCAGCTGATCGCCTCTGAGAACACCTTATTCAAAGCGCGCAAGACGGCCCGTCAGACCCAAAAGGACTTGCTGCGTGGCCACGTCGGGCAATTGGGAGAGCAGATCAGTGGTCTCAATGCTCAAATCGATGCCAAGGCCGCACAACTCGATCTGATCTCCGGCGAGCTCCAGGGCGTTCAAACCCTCTACGACAAGCATCTGGTGCCGTTGATGCGGCTTACGGCTCTGCAGCGTGACGCAGCCCGCCTCGAGGGCGAGCGCGGGCAACTGGTGTCGGCGATTGCCGAGGCGCGATCGAAGATCAGCGAGGAGGAGCTTCAGATCGTCCGGATCGATCAGGATTTTCGCACGGACGTGATGAAGGACCTCCGCGAGGCGCAAGGCAAGGAAGCCGAGCTAGTGGAGCGCAGCGTGTCGGCGCGGGATCTGCTCAATCGGATCGACATCCGAGCGTCTGCATCGGGAGTGGTCCATCAGCTTGCCGTTCACACGATCGGCGGTGTCGTCGCCGCGGGTGAAGTCATCATGGAAATCGTGCCGGACAAGGATAGTCTGCAGATTGAGGCAAGGCTGCAGCCCCACGACATTGATCAGGTGCGGATTGGCCAGAAGAGCCTGGTGCGATTTCCGGCCTTCAATCAGCGAACGACGCCGCAATTGAGTGGCTCCGTGTCCTACATTTCGGCTGACCTGAGCCACGACAAGCAGACCAATGCCGCTTACTATACCGTGAGGACAACGCTTCCCGGCGAAGAACGCCGCCGTCTCGGGGAGCTTCATCTCATTTCCGGCATGCCTGTTGAGGTCTTCCTCCAGACCGGAAGCCGCACCATGTTGAGCTACCTGTTCAAGCCGATCACCGACCAGATTCAGCGCGCGTTCAACGAGCGATGA
- a CDS encoding type I secretion system permease/ATPase, protein MLSIGSSDPVADGLRASARRLLGIAVFSGVINLLTLSGSLYMLQVYDRVIPSRNIATLLGLSFIVLLAYLLQGYFDALRMRMLSRVGTLFDVNLQEPIHVALATLPLRGVRSLLTQQPLRDLDQVRSFLSGLGPTAFLDMPWIPIFLIALFLFHPVIGAVAVLGALSIVAVTWLTERQSKGAAKAAMDSSAQRQVQADATRLNAEVIRALGMTGRFTARWSKANERFLRENVRATDMYANLGSAAKVLRYVLQSAILGVGAYLVVVEQASGGIMIASSIMMGRALAPVEVALSTWKQLVAARQGIKRLRDILKVTAPPAAPPVVLPRPRRELLVQDLAVPAPGTDRMIVSNVSFALEAGMGLALLGASASGKTSLTKALVGIWPATSGVVRLDGAAIDQWHSDEFGRHIGYLPQDVSLFDGSVAENIARFDETATSEAILGAARVAGAHEMILRLPNGYATQIGEGGMSLSAGQRQRIGLARAIFGDPFLVVLDEPNANLDADGENALTRAIETLRKRNCIVIVVSHRPSALAALNMAMVLYDGRTIAFGPREEVFRRVARSAGRQMPVAPTPIHAKPSPVAAEVAS, encoded by the coding sequence ATGTTGAGCATTGGATCGAGCGATCCCGTTGCCGATGGGCTGCGCGCAAGTGCGCGGCGATTGTTGGGGATCGCGGTCTTCAGCGGCGTCATCAATCTCCTGACTCTCTCGGGTTCGCTGTACATGTTGCAGGTGTATGATCGGGTCATTCCGAGCCGCAATATTGCGACCTTGCTGGGGCTCTCCTTCATCGTTCTTCTCGCCTATCTGTTGCAGGGATATTTTGATGCCTTGCGGATGCGGATGTTGTCGCGGGTGGGAACGTTGTTTGACGTCAATCTGCAGGAGCCAATCCACGTGGCGCTGGCAACCCTTCCGTTGCGCGGGGTGAGATCTCTGCTGACGCAACAACCGCTGCGCGATCTCGATCAGGTGCGGAGCTTTTTGTCCGGCCTCGGGCCAACCGCATTTCTGGACATGCCGTGGATCCCGATCTTTTTGATCGCGCTTTTTCTGTTTCATCCGGTCATCGGTGCCGTCGCGGTTTTGGGGGCGCTTTCGATCGTGGCGGTCACCTGGCTGACCGAGCGTCAGTCGAAAGGCGCCGCCAAGGCTGCGATGGACAGCAGTGCCCAGCGGCAAGTGCAGGCTGACGCGACGCGCCTTAACGCAGAAGTAATCCGCGCGCTTGGAATGACAGGTCGATTCACGGCCCGGTGGTCGAAGGCCAATGAGCGATTTCTACGGGAGAACGTTCGCGCCACGGACATGTATGCCAATCTCGGATCGGCGGCGAAGGTGTTGCGCTACGTGTTGCAATCCGCGATTCTCGGTGTTGGCGCATACCTTGTCGTGGTCGAACAGGCGTCCGGCGGAATCATGATCGCGTCGTCGATCATGATGGGTCGGGCGCTGGCCCCCGTCGAGGTGGCACTCAGTACATGGAAGCAACTCGTCGCGGCGCGTCAGGGCATTAAGCGGCTGCGCGATATTCTCAAAGTCACGGCGCCGCCTGCGGCTCCTCCGGTGGTTCTGCCGCGGCCCCGGCGCGAGCTTCTGGTTCAGGATCTGGCCGTGCCGGCTCCGGGAACGGATCGGATGATTGTTTCGAATGTCTCTTTTGCTCTGGAAGCCGGTATGGGTTTGGCGCTACTGGGAGCGAGCGCGTCGGGAAAAACCTCACTCACCAAAGCGCTGGTCGGCATCTGGCCGGCGACCAGCGGAGTGGTGCGTCTCGATGGTGCTGCGATCGATCAGTGGCATTCGGACGAGTTTGGCCGGCATATTGGCTATCTTCCGCAAGACGTCTCGCTGTTTGACGGGAGCGTTGCCGAAAATATTGCACGGTTCGACGAAACGGCGACATCCGAGGCAATTCTGGGCGCTGCCAGGGTCGCCGGGGCGCATGAGATGATTTTGCGCCTCCCGAACGGATATGCGACGCAGATCGGGGAGGGGGGCATGTCTCTTTCTGCCGGCCAGCGCCAGCGCATCGGCTTGGCCCGCGCCATCTTCGGCGATCCGTTTCTGGTTGTCCTTGATGAGCCGAACGCCAACCTGGACGCCGATGGCGAGAATGCGTTGACGAGAGCGATCGAGACCCTGCGCAAGCGGAATTGCATCGTTATCGTGGTATCGCATCGCCCGAGCGCGCTTGCCGCGCTGAACATGGCGATGGTGCTTTACGATGGCCGGACAATCGCTTTCGGGCCGCGCGAAGAGGTATTTAGGCGCGTGGCGCGCTCTGCGGGCCGCCAGATGCCGGTCGCGCCAACGCCGATCCACGCGAAGCCGTCCCCCGTAGCCGCCGAGGTAGCGTCATGA
- a CDS encoding ethylbenzene dehydrogenase-related protein, whose amino-acid sequence MRRRRTWTRRTDYGTIILHWILVGFLLIAIATGLRIAAETPDRTWINALDSLLPQSTVWTAHLPAGVGLAAVAIAYVVYMPLAGLWRRVRLDRVRLLGLVGGKQPRWGAINVILYWLFYLTLISQLVTGGLLYLGSANGMVSACHWYGMWMIFAYAALHVLSHLKLGGMLQLLRIFRPARLGVPQKPLDPVDLLALLAEHSHRPTAPPRVTQTHPRPHRPETLRPQKAKRDPMLDQLVPRATATPQPRQNAETARNAVRPRRRSVLHANPLVVAAASAFVGASFLLAIDRETVDTLHIRHIGSVDAPVLDGDTSDAIWRTTPPLYIATAQGGNFDGNGATTIEVRAVHDGTWAYFLFAWDDPTRSLKQLPLKKTADGWHLLHEGYELGDEHSFNEDKFSVMLTTLDVILAGDRTFHAGPTPAAGKPGTLSGRGLHYTMNESTFLDVWQWKATSGGASGWMDDAYIGPPAEPTQDQIDRKTPFRGGFALDPGTANYSDNFEVRASGDYRRPIKPRRLPSNFRAMALATGKIDLDPNHGESDGARWYMTESESVPYSDALDAQIPVGTIIPGVVIAGEYSGDRADVRCAARWAAGRWALEVARRLDTGSQFDKPITTGTFMRLAAFDHAQTRHTRHVRPIRLEVE is encoded by the coding sequence ATGAGACGACGCAGGACTTGGACTCGCCGCACGGACTATGGGACGATCATCCTGCACTGGATTCTGGTCGGCTTTCTCTTGATTGCGATCGCTACCGGCTTGAGGATCGCCGCGGAAACACCAGACCGAACGTGGATCAATGCACTGGATAGCCTGCTGCCCCAGTCCACGGTGTGGACGGCGCACCTACCTGCGGGCGTGGGATTGGCCGCGGTGGCCATTGCCTACGTGGTTTATATGCCGCTTGCAGGGCTCTGGCGCCGGGTTCGGCTAGACCGGGTTCGCCTGCTCGGGCTGGTTGGCGGCAAACAGCCCCGATGGGGCGCGATCAACGTCATCCTGTACTGGCTGTTCTATCTTACGCTGATCTCGCAACTCGTGACGGGCGGCCTGCTGTATCTTGGAAGTGCAAACGGCATGGTATCTGCCTGCCACTGGTACGGCATGTGGATGATTTTTGCCTACGCTGCCTTGCACGTGCTGTCGCACCTCAAGCTCGGCGGGATGCTGCAATTGCTTCGCATCTTTCGACCGGCGCGTCTCGGAGTGCCGCAAAAACCGCTGGATCCCGTCGATCTGCTTGCTTTGCTGGCGGAACACTCCCATCGGCCGACGGCACCACCGCGCGTCACCCAAACGCACCCCAGGCCTCATCGGCCTGAAACGCTGCGGCCACAAAAAGCAAAACGGGATCCGATGTTGGATCAGCTGGTCCCACGCGCGACTGCGACACCGCAGCCACGGCAGAACGCCGAGACTGCGCGGAACGCCGTTAGACCACGACGTCGATCCGTGCTTCACGCCAATCCGCTGGTCGTCGCGGCTGCGAGCGCGTTCGTCGGCGCCTCGTTTCTGCTAGCGATCGATCGCGAGACAGTAGACACGCTTCACATCCGCCACATCGGAAGTGTGGACGCTCCGGTACTTGACGGCGATACATCCGACGCGATCTGGCGGACCACGCCGCCGCTTTACATCGCCACCGCCCAGGGCGGGAATTTCGACGGAAACGGAGCAACCACGATCGAGGTTCGCGCGGTCCATGACGGCACCTGGGCCTATTTCCTCTTTGCTTGGGACGATCCAACCCGCTCGCTGAAGCAGCTCCCTCTGAAAAAGACAGCCGATGGCTGGCACCTCCTCCATGAGGGTTACGAGCTGGGCGACGAACACTCCTTCAACGAGGACAAATTCTCCGTGATGTTGACCACGCTCGACGTCATTCTTGCGGGCGACCGAACGTTCCATGCCGGACCGACGCCGGCTGCAGGCAAGCCCGGCACGCTCTCGGGACGTGGCTTGCACTACACGATGAACGAGAGCACGTTTCTCGATGTCTGGCAGTGGAAAGCGACCAGCGGCGGCGCGAGCGGCTGGATGGATGACGCGTATATCGGCCCTCCCGCAGAGCCGACGCAAGATCAGATCGATCGGAAAACTCCCTTCCGCGGTGGCTTCGCGCTGGATCCGGGCACGGCTAACTACTCCGACAATTTCGAGGTCCGCGCGTCCGGCGATTACCGCCGGCCCATCAAACCTCGCCGCCTGCCGAGCAACTTCAGGGCGATGGCCTTGGCCACGGGCAAGATCGATCTCGACCCAAACCACGGCGAGAGCGATGGTGCGCGATGGTACATGACCGAGTCGGAATCAGTGCCCTATTCCGACGCGCTTGATGCCCAGATCCCGGTTGGCACCATCATTCCCGGCGTCGTCATTGCTGGTGAGTATTCAGGCGACCGCGCCGACGTCCGTTGCGCCGCCCGCTGGGCGGCCGGACGCTGGGCGCTCGAGGTCGCGCGGCGGCTCGATACCGGGAGTCAATTCGACAAGCCAATCACGACCGGGACTTTTATGCGGCTCGCCGCGTTCGATCATGCCCAGACACGTCACACGAGGCATGTTCGGCCAATTCGCTTGGAGGTGGAATGA
- a CDS encoding 2Fe-2S iron-sulfur cluster-binding protein produces MKRKVCKVSVNGQGFSAKFGDLLLDAALINGVDIPHDCRSGHCGTCRVNVVDGRVFGGDGDPDSVKACQCRILSDLEIAIEEVPEAVTISGRVVGLVALAPDVVEVCIKLPRPAGYLPGQHYNVRFRGFPARCYSPTAPLDKHSDDGLVRFHVRLVPNGLVSSALGREIGIGHRVTLLGPHGTAYFRPDHPHRLVLVAGGTGFAPMWSIAQAALIEWPQRQLIFVVGARTLNSLYMVPALCQLARHRNVTVVPVVSEPQAISKVVRAGQPTDYLPTFSPFDVVYAAGAPGMVESVASRARAAGAKCYADPFEHVSNQATTVGLWSRAIYWLNSKPKIPSPSIVYEPELTSVRR; encoded by the coding sequence ATGAAACGCAAGGTCTGCAAGGTTTCGGTGAACGGCCAAGGCTTTTCAGCAAAGTTTGGCGACCTGCTGCTCGACGCGGCGCTGATAAACGGCGTCGATATTCCGCACGATTGTCGCTCGGGCCATTGCGGCACGTGCCGCGTCAACGTGGTCGACGGGCGGGTCTTCGGCGGAGACGGCGACCCGGATTCGGTGAAAGCCTGCCAGTGCAGAATCCTCTCGGATCTCGAGATCGCGATTGAAGAGGTCCCCGAGGCGGTTACAATTTCGGGACGCGTCGTTGGACTCGTGGCGCTCGCACCGGATGTTGTCGAGGTCTGTATCAAACTGCCGCGACCCGCGGGTTATCTTCCCGGTCAACATTATAATGTAAGGTTTCGCGGATTTCCCGCGCGGTGCTACAGTCCCACAGCCCCGCTGGACAAGCATTCGGACGACGGCCTCGTGCGCTTCCACGTGCGCCTGGTGCCGAACGGATTGGTGTCGTCGGCGCTCGGACGGGAGATTGGCATCGGACACCGTGTAACTCTGCTTGGTCCGCACGGCACCGCGTATTTTCGGCCGGATCACCCTCATCGCCTGGTTCTCGTCGCGGGCGGCACCGGCTTTGCACCGATGTGGTCGATTGCGCAGGCGGCCCTGATCGAGTGGCCTCAACGCCAACTCATTTTTGTGGTCGGTGCCCGGACGTTGAATTCGCTCTACATGGTTCCGGCGCTGTGTCAGCTCGCGCGCCACCGGAATGTCACCGTTGTTCCGGTTGTTTCGGAGCCGCAAGCCATTTCGAAGGTCGTAAGGGCGGGTCAACCGACCGACTATTTGCCAACATTCTCACCCTTTGATGTCGTCTACGCGGCAGGCGCACCGGGCATGGTTGAGAGCGTGGCTTCCAGAGCGAGAGCTGCAGGCGCAAAGTGCTATGCTGATCCGTTCGAACACGTATCCAATCAAGCCACCACCGTGGGCCTGTGGTCGCGCGCCATCTACTGGCTCAACAGCAAACCGAAAATTCCATCGCCGTCAATTGTCTACGAGCCGGAACTGACCAGCGTCCGAAGATAG